The following are encoded together in the Desulfoplanes formicivorans genome:
- a CDS encoding GTPase/DUF3482 domain-containing protein, which translates to MPLDIPEFAIIGHPNEGKSSVVSTLAEDDTVPVSRIPGETTTSRVYPVSIDGREVIRFIDTPGFQNPKKTLDWLRAYTGPPHAILHAFYQAHVSLAEFRDECELFLPILDKGGIIYVVDGSRPMRRVDKMEMDILRLTGRPRMAIINCKDDDFRYLDDWKSQFNRHFNLTRIFNAHKATYSERIALLENLKSIDQDWEQALSLVVTSFKKDWAQRNALTAATICELIKECATYTTHTTCRSKARIPEIKEQLLSRLQHHLTTAETRCHQRIKRLFKHNIFNYTLPDQSILHEDLFDQSTWHVLGLKPKQLATAAAVTGGSIGAAVDLAAAGLTFGIFTALGSALAAGYVLWDGERFAKTKVKGIGLGGYQVHMGPVDNVQLLYIMLDRALLYYTHVINWAHALRDSPGVQKIASGTRVGFSSTWDNEKRGICNAYFAAIRQGRERQEPELAFRKMLENELARISESEHDA; encoded by the coding sequence ATGCCTCTTGATATCCCTGAATTCGCCATTATCGGTCACCCCAACGAGGGAAAATCTTCGGTAGTTTCCACCCTGGCCGAAGACGATACGGTTCCCGTGAGCCGGATTCCCGGAGAAACCACCACAAGCCGGGTATACCCCGTGAGCATCGACGGCAGGGAAGTCATCCGGTTCATTGACACTCCCGGATTCCAGAACCCCAAAAAAACCCTGGACTGGCTGCGCGCCTACACGGGCCCGCCCCATGCCATCCTGCATGCCTTTTACCAGGCCCACGTGTCCCTTGCCGAATTCAGGGATGAATGTGAGCTTTTTTTGCCCATCCTGGATAAAGGCGGAATCATTTATGTGGTGGATGGTTCCCGTCCCATGCGTCGGGTAGACAAGATGGAAATGGACATTCTCAGACTCACGGGAAGGCCCCGCATGGCCATAATCAATTGCAAGGATGATGATTTTCGCTATCTGGATGACTGGAAAAGCCAATTCAATCGTCATTTCAACCTGACCAGGATCTTTAATGCCCACAAGGCCACCTACAGCGAGCGCATTGCCTTGCTTGAAAACCTGAAATCCATTGACCAGGACTGGGAACAGGCATTGAGTCTGGTGGTCACAAGTTTCAAAAAAGACTGGGCACAGCGCAATGCCCTCACAGCAGCAACCATCTGTGAACTGATCAAAGAGTGCGCCACCTACACGACCCATACAACGTGCCGTTCAAAAGCCAGAATCCCCGAAATCAAGGAACAACTCCTCTCCCGATTGCAACATCACCTGACAACGGCTGAAACACGATGTCATCAACGGATCAAGCGCCTTTTCAAGCACAATATCTTCAACTACACCCTGCCCGATCAATCCATCCTTCATGAAGATCTTTTTGACCAGAGCACATGGCATGTTCTGGGACTGAAACCCAAACAACTGGCAACGGCTGCAGCCGTCACCGGAGGCAGCATTGGTGCTGCCGTGGATCTTGCAGCAGCCGGGCTGACCTTTGGCATTTTCACGGCCCTTGGCAGTGCCCTTGCAGCCGGATATGTGCTTTGGGACGGAGAACGATTTGCCAAAACCAAGGTCAAGGGCATTGGCCTTGGAGGCTACCAGGTCCACATGGGCCCGGTGGATAACGTGCAGCTCCTGTATATCATGCTGGACCGCGCCCTGCTCTACTACACCCATGTGATCAACTGGGCCCATGCCTTGCGAGACAGTCCCGGCGTGCAAAAAATCGCATCAGGAACCAGGGTGGGATTTTCCAGCACATGGGACAACGAAAAGCGCGGGATTTGCAATGCCTATTTTGCAGCCATCAGACAGGGCAGGGAGAGACAGGAGCCAGAACTTGCATTTCGCAAGATGCTGGAAAACGAACTGGCCCGGATTTCGGAATCGGAACATGACGCATGA
- a CDS encoding DUF2868 domain-containing protein translates to MHWNLADILDLEYFLRMDADQDATRLSKRDRTIFLTAYKDQEALHLHTPEDKQQALFTWLGHRKDQAREKSQILFPGQLITGTLGTVALCLAFFGLCAGASMALALLTYTGKAPINIFNYLLVLILPQILLLLVLVVVFGLRQVTRFPASPSPMLGLLGRATSGLARRFASRVLTTLSSADRTAFLATLGSAGSWKQTYGRLFFWPLFSLAQVVGVMFNLGALGATLIRVMGSDLAFGWQSTLRISGQAVHDFVAAIALPWSWFVPQGIAYPSLEQIAGSKMILKEGMYHLATPDLVSWWPFLCLALICYGLLPRVLLLGLSRYAGNRVVREHPFSSPDIDRLLFRMTTPLVETTPRDFKQTTTQQIAAPSLQPAPVVPLPRDSKQEVLTVLVPEELADQCPFEQLYQAILQGTGISPSSHVLLDPYEQDTLLTRLRNMTWHENRARVVILQEAWQPPIRELLDFVTTLSALFDHPAMITIALIGKPASETILTPPDDVNAKVWQDLVARLANPTIEVIKLRTAHAS, encoded by the coding sequence ATGCACTGGAACCTCGCCGACATTCTCGACCTCGAATACTTTCTGCGCATGGACGCCGACCAGGACGCAACCCGGTTAAGCAAACGCGACCGAACGATTTTCCTGACAGCGTACAAGGACCAGGAGGCTTTGCACCTCCACACGCCCGAGGACAAGCAACAAGCCCTGTTCACCTGGCTTGGCCATCGAAAGGACCAGGCCCGGGAAAAATCTCAAATCCTTTTTCCCGGACAACTGATTACAGGTACATTGGGCACCGTTGCCCTGTGCCTTGCCTTCTTTGGTCTCTGTGCTGGCGCGTCCATGGCTCTTGCCCTGCTGACCTACACGGGCAAGGCGCCCATCAATATCTTCAATTATCTGCTCGTGCTGATCCTTCCCCAGATCCTGCTGCTACTGGTCCTTGTCGTGGTTTTTGGCTTACGCCAGGTAACCCGCTTTCCCGCCAGCCCCTCTCCCATGCTCGGACTGCTGGGCAGAGCAACCAGTGGTCTGGCCAGACGTTTTGCCTCACGCGTTCTCACAACCCTGTCATCCGCTGACCGCACTGCCTTTCTTGCCACCCTGGGATCAGCTGGTTCCTGGAAACAGACCTATGGCCGTCTTTTTTTCTGGCCGCTGTTCTCCCTGGCCCAGGTCGTTGGCGTCATGTTCAACCTGGGAGCATTGGGAGCGACCCTGATCAGGGTCATGGGATCAGATCTGGCTTTTGGCTGGCAATCAACCCTCAGGATCAGTGGACAGGCCGTGCATGACTTCGTGGCTGCCATTGCCCTGCCCTGGTCCTGGTTTGTGCCTCAGGGCATAGCATACCCCAGTCTGGAACAGATCGCCGGGAGCAAGATGATCCTCAAGGAGGGAATGTACCACCTGGCCACGCCGGACCTGGTTTCCTGGTGGCCGTTTCTGTGCCTTGCCCTGATCTGTTATGGTCTTCTTCCCCGGGTTCTCCTCCTGGGTCTGTCCAGGTATGCCGGAAACAGGGTGGTTCGTGAGCATCCCTTTTCCTCTCCGGACATTGATCGGCTTCTCTTCAGGATGACAACTCCTTTGGTGGAAACAACTCCTCGAGATTTCAAACAAACGACCACCCAGCAGATTGCAGCCCCCTCTTTGCAGCCTGCGCCGGTGGTCCCTTTACCCCGGGATTCCAAGCAGGAGGTCCTTACGGTTCTTGTGCCCGAAGAGCTCGCAGACCAGTGCCCGTTCGAGCAGCTGTACCAGGCCATCCTCCAGGGCACGGGCATCAGTCCTTCCAGCCACGTACTGCTTGATCCCTATGAGCAGGATACGCTTCTTACCCGGCTCCGCAACATGACCTGGCACGAAAATCGGGCCAGAGTGGTCATCCTGCAGGAGGCATGGCAACCGCCCATACGCGAACTCCTTGATTTTGTGACCACGTTGAGCGCGTTGTTCGATCATCCAGCCATGATCACCATCGCCCTCATCGGCAAACCCGCCTCCGAGACAATCTTGACCCCGCCGGACGACGTGAACGCAAAGGTGTGGCAGGATCTGGTCGCCCGCCTCGCCAATCCGACCATTGAGGTCATCAAACTGAGGACAGCCCATGCCTCTTGA